Genomic DNA from Microbacterium sp. NC79:
TCCGGCCGGCTGGTCAAGCTTCCTCGAGACCTGGCATCTGTCCGCACTCGCACCCTTCGCGGCACTCCTCGTGGCACCGGTGCTCGTGCTCGCCCTCATCGCGCCTTTCCTCACGCGCTGGCGCGTCGGCTCGGCCCTCGTGCTGGTGGCTGCGGCGGCCACGGTCTCGGCGCTGATGGCGGCGCGCATCGCACTGTCGTTTGCGGACGCACAGGCAGCGGCCATCTGGCCAGGTGCGCTGCTCTCCGCAGCGTGGCTCAGCCTGATACTCGCTGCCCTCATCACACTGGACGCAGCACGCATCAAGTCGGCGGTGAGGTCGGTGATCGCGGTCGTTGCGACCCTGCTCATCGCGGTTGCTTCTGTTCCGCTCTTGACGGCTCCCGCACGTGGCGAAGCCGCACTGGAGCAGGGCCGCGACACCACACTGCCAGCATTTGTTGCCGCTGAGGCGCGGGAGAACCCCGATGTCGGAACCCTCATCCTGGTTCCGCAATCTGACGGCTCGTTCCTCACCCGTGTGGTGTGGGGCGGCACGAATGCGCTCGGCGCGCAGTCGACGCTTGTCAACACCCGCACGAGCGTGACGGCAGCCGATGAGAAGCTTGCCACGGAGGTCGCGGCGCTTGTGACCCCGGGGGCCGGAACCTCGGCAGAAGCGATTGGCGAGCTGGGTGTGCAGTACATCCTGGTTGCGCTGACGGTTGACGAGCCGACCGCCCAGGCAGCCCGTGAATCCGCGATTGCGTCGCTGAACGTGATGTCGGGGATGACGCGAGTCGGTGAGACTGGCAAGGGTGCGCTGTGGCGCTTTAACGGTGAACCCGCGCCTCGCACCGAGCTCACCGCGCACGACACCCAATATGTCAGGACCATGGCAGTTGCGAGTGGAATCGTAACGCTCATTGCCGTGCTGCTGGCGATTCCGACGCCCACATCGGTGCGCGCTTCCAGGCGTAAACCCCGCATCGTCGATGCACACGAAGCGGAGGACCTATGAGCACTCAACGACTGAGCCTTGCGCATCTCAGCGCGCGCCTGGTTGGCGGCCTCGTCATTGTGGCGGGCGCAACGTTCGGTGTTGCCGCCGCCGTGATGGTTCCGTTCGACGGCGTCGAAGCGAGCCGACCGGCGATTACCGCTCAGCCCGCAGCCGGAACAACCCTGCTCGGATGCTCTGGACCGCTGCTCGCGGTTGGCCGCGACGCTTCGAATGCGCAAGCCCTGTCCATTGCTGAGTCCTTCAGCTATGTGTCGTCGGCACCTGTCGGCATCCGTGAAGAGCTCGTGGCGGTCAGCAACGTCGAAAACGTCACGTCGACGATGTTTGTGGTCGACCCGGTTGATGGTGAAAGAGTCGCGGCTGCCGCGGCAGGCTCGACTCAGATTGCCACAGCTGACCTCACGGGCTTCGCCGCATACGCGTGCCAACCCGCCGCCATGCAATCGTGGATCGTCGGCGCCGACACCACAACCGGAACAACAGGGGTCGTCACGTTGACGAACCCCGGTGAAGTAACGGCAACCGTTGACCTCACCGTTTACGGCGTTGCTGGTCCGCAGAAGGTGCCCGGATCAACGGGTATTGTCGTCGCCGCCCAATCGACTGTTGCCGTGGACCTTGCGTCGCTTGCCGGTGACGAAATGGGGCCGGTATTGCGCGTTGACGCACATGACACCCCCATCGTCGCCAATCTGCAATCGGGCATCGTGCGCACCCTCGTGACCGGTGGCGTTGACGTGCAAAGTGCCGTTGCCTCGGCACAAATGCTGCAGGTGGTTCCCGGCATCGTCGTCGCAGACGCGGGGGACGGGGCTATGGAGTTCCAACGTGCTCGTTTGCTTTCACCGGAGACCACGACGACCGCAACAGTAACGTTCCGCGAGGTTGGCACGAGCGTCGAGGCCTACCGCACCACCATGGCGCTGGAAGGCGGTATTCCTGCGGATGTGGAGCTGCCACCGCTGCCTGCAGGCACATACGTGATGACTGTTACAGCGTTGCACCCCGTGGTTGCGGCCGCATGGTCAACCACCGGGTACGAAGGCGGCTCTGATTTTGCGTGGGCTACGGCTGCTCCGCAGCTCAGCGGCGGGGACACTCCGTTTGCCGTGGCGGACGGGGGCTCGCCCTCCTTGACGCTCGTAAACGCCGGTGAGACGACGGCTAGCGTCACTGTGGAGTCGCCCGCGGGTAATCGGGATTACGTCATGGAACCGGGAGAAACGATCGCGGTTGCCGTCCTCCCCGCAACGCATGGCACCATTACCGTTCACGACGGCCAGGTGCATGCCGCCATCAGCTACGCAGAGGACAACGCGACGGCAATGTACCCGGTGTGGCCGGCAGATGCTGCCGCAATGCCCGTCGTCGTGCGCCACTAAACGTCAGGTGCGCCCAGCGCGGGCCTAGTGGCGACGTTCAGGGGCGAGCTCCCACGGTTCCTTGCCAAGGTACTCTGCGGCGGCATAGATAACGGCGGATTCCACGATCATCCGACCGTGCCACTCATCGTCACGGTGCCAACGGTCGAGCCGCTCGAGCGGAACGCGGAACAGAACGATGCGCTTTTCATCTGCCAGCACTGACCAACGCGGCATTTCGCGCTTCGCGTCGAACGGGATGGTTCCGACTTCAAAGCGTACGTCTCGGAGCGCCTCGTGCGCTGAGCGCAGGTATTCACTCGTGGTAGCCACGATCACGTCGAAACGGTCGATGCGGCTTTCCAGTTGGGGCAGTGGCGGGCGCGTGAGCTGCGAGCGGCCAGCGCGACCATGGCGACCGTGACGTGACCGCGTGGGCGCGGGCGTTGAGTCGGCATCACCTGTCATGGCACCATCTTACGCGTCACGTTTTGCGGAACGCCGCAGCACTGGCCTCGGACGCGGATGAGCCTTCGCTAATGTGGGACTAATCATGCAGACCAGGTTGTGTTCCAAGGTGGGGTGTTCCCGCGAGGCAATCGCCACGCTGACGTACGACTATGCCGATCAAATGGCGGCAGTCGGTCCACTCGGACCCGCCGGAAACCCACACGCACATGACCTTTGCCTGCAACACTACGAGCGTCTGTCGGTTCCGCGCGGCTGGATGATCGTGCGCCACGAGACACTGCAGTCATAGCGAGCGCGGGGTCAGGGGGTTTCCCCCACACGTCCCTGAATCTGCGCGTCAACGCTACGCCCGGTGGCCCCGAGCCCTAGCGTCGAGACAGGTATCACGGTGGTACCGGAGGAGGCGCGACATGGTGGTCTGGCGACGCGTCATTTTTCCCACGTTGATGTTGTTGATTGGCGTCATCGCTGTCGCACTCACCAAATTTGCGTTCTTTCTGATCGCGAGCAACCCGTCAGCGTGGCACAGTCGGCGATTGTAGAACCGGTCGTGACCGTGGAAACAGGCGAAATCATCAACACGATGGCGTTGGCAGCGACGGTTATGCAAGACGCACCCGTCTCGATCCTGTCTTCAGACAACGTTGAGATTCGCGCGGTGCATGCGAGCACCGGGGCATGGGTCGAAGCAGGTCAGGTACTTCTGACCGTGCGCACTGCCGATCCGGTCCGCACTTTCGACATCACGGCGCCGGAACGAGGAACGCTGGGGGAGTTCGTCTACTTCACGGGAATGAGCCTTACCGCGGGTGCCAAGGTCGCTGACCTCACACCGCATCGCTTCCACGTCTCGGCACCGATCGCCGCGACCTCCCTCTACCGTCTCGTAAACGCTCCAGCCGACGGCAGCCTCGCTATCCCCGATGGTCCTGCTCCATTTGCCTGGCCGCACAGCGCGGGAGAATGTCTGTGTTCCGCTGTCGTATGCAACGGGAAAACCGTTCTGGAACCGCCGCGCGATTGCGGCAGACATGCTGGAGCGTGTGGGGCTCGGACACCGTATTGATCAGAGTGTTGATCGGCTCTCAGGCGGCGAACAGCAACGCGTTGCCATTGCCCGCGCATTGGTGCGCAGACCCGCGTTGATCCTTGCCGACGAACCAACAGGCGCCCTTGATATTGACACCGGTGCTGAGGTGATGAGCCTCCTCGACGAGATCGCAACCGAAACGGAGGCAGCGCTCTTAACGATCACCCACGATCTCCATGTCGCCGCCCGTGCACGCACCCACTACCGGCTCGATCATGGTGTGCTGTCGCCCGTTGACCTCACCGCCGCGTTCGCGGCCCCGACGCTGGGAGCACAAGCATGAGTTTCTCGATCGCGCCGATTATTGGCGGGACTACCGATGCATGGGGTGAGCTACGGACACACAAACGTCGAGTCATGCTCAGTCTCATCGGTATCACCATCTCCGCCGTTTTTCGTGACGACTTGGTGACAGGGCGCACGTTCCGGGAGGGCGATGCCGAGCTTCTCGCGCCACCCATCATGGTCTCGGAATTCCTCTGGACACAACTCGGGTCTCCCACCGTTGACACGCATCCGGTGGTCGAGTTGGGTGGGGACCTCGCTGGCACTTACCAGCTCGTGGGGGTTCTGAAGGCAGAGTGGGAAGGCTCAAGGGATCCGATCGTGCGCATGCTGTGGGACTTCTACCGGGAGCGCGCCGAACTTCCAGAGGGCACAACGCTCACCCGCTATGTCTGGGTCAACGAGGACTCGGTTGATGAGATTGGCCCACTTCTCGCCGCCGATCTGCGACAGGGGCTCCCCGCGGACACCACGCTGTCTGCGTATCGCAGCGACTGGATGGCGTATGGGCCGAACCCGGGCGCCTTCATCGCGCAGCTCGTCGTCGGGGGTGTTGCCGCCATGGTGTTGTTGCTCGCGGCTCTCGGCCTTGTCAATGTGCAACTCGTCGCGATGCGGCAGCGCGTGCGCGAGATCGGCGTGCGGCGTGCGTTCGGCGCCAGCCAGGCCCGATTGTTTACGACGGTTCTGCTCGAATCCCTGGTCGCAACGACGGTGGCGGGGGTGCTGGGGGTTGCGATTGTGGTTGCCGCGCTTCGTGCCGGTGTGGTCGGCCTCGTCATGCCCGGCGTGCAAGATCTCCCGCCGGTTCCGTATCTCGCTGCATTCATCGGGCTCGGCGCGTCCGTGCTGATCGGGGCGCTCGCCGGACTTGTGCCCGCTACGGTCGCCGTGCGCGTCAAAGTGATCGACGCGATTCGGTTCTAGCGAGGTTGTGTGCCTGCCAGAAGCCGAGCCGAGCGTGAGCTGCGAGTTTCGAGGGCGCGAAACTCACGATCGCGACGCACGACCATGATGCCGGTCACCGCGACCACCGGATCTCCGGGTGGAATCGGGTGCACATAGTCCCATGCCTGAGCCAGTAGCTCCGATGCGAGACGGTTGCGTGACGCCGGATTCATCACCGATGCTTCGTGGCAGAACTGCCACAGTTTTCGGGAGAGCTGATCAGGCATTCGAGAAACATCGGCAACCAGAGCCCATTCGCTAAGTTGCGGCGGCAAGACGATGTGGGAGGTCGGAACCTGGGGGGTGCGCACGCGCTCACAGTAGGTTCCCGCGGTGAGATCTCCGAGCCGTTGCGCGCGCGGCGTGAAGATGCCGACGAGCAGAGCCATGGTTCCGAACGTCATCAGAATCTCGACGACACCCACCAACGCACGCAGAAAAGCGTGCCGGAAGCCGATGGTTCCGCCATCCGCGCGCACGATGCGGCCGCCCATGATGAGTTTGCCGAGGCTACGGCCATGGGTGAGCGTTTCTACTGCGGTGGGGATGGCGACGGCGATCAGCACGATCGCCACAATCATCGCGATGCGCCACGTCTGATCATCGAGGACACCATTGTTGGCAAGCCATTGCAGCAGGAGCGCGATAGCAATGCCCTCGGCCACCATGACGAGCACGTCAATGCCAGCACCGACAGCCCGAGCGACAAACCCGAGCGGCTGCACGTCAAGCGCAACGGCTTCACCGGTGAGGACTTCGTCCTGCATGGTTGCGGTGCTCACAGTTGGCATGAGTACAGTAAATCAAATGGATCTGGATGCGTTGCGTGCGGCTCGAGCGGGGGAGTGGAACCGCCTTGAGGAGTTGGCGCGCACGAAGCGGCTGAGCGGCGCGGAAGTGGACGAGCTCGTTTCGCGCTATCGGGCCGCATCCGCTGACCTCGCTGATGCGAAGACCAGCGCGGGGCGCACCCTGCTGAGCGACTACCTGTCCACGCTGTTGAACAACACCCGCGCTCGCCTAACCGGCGCTCCGGACAATGTGATGCGCCAGATTCCCAGATTCTTCACGCTGCAACTGCCCGCGGCGCTTTATCGCTTGCGGTGGACCACGCTCGCGGTCGCGTGTGCCTTTATTGCCATTGCGGCGCTCGTCGCCTTTTGGATCTCTTCTGATCCTGCGCTGATCGCCGCGATGGGCGACCACGATGCCCTGAAGGCGTACGCGGAGAACGACTTCACCGAGTATTACAACCCGGCAGCCTCGTTCGCCGGCATGGTGTGGACAAATAACGCCTGGATTTCCGCGCAGGTTATCGCTCTCGGTATCACGGGCATTTATCCCGTCGCCGCGCTCATGCAAAACGCCGTCGGGCTTGGCCAATCGGCTGCCGTGTTGATGGAGTTTGATAGGGGCGACGTATTTCTGCTGCACATCCTGCCGCACGGGCTCCTGGAGCTCACCTGCATTTTCGTGGCTGTTGCTGCCGGGCTGCATATCTTCTGGGCATGGGTGGTTCCGGGGCCCATGACTCGGCTGGAATCGTTAGCGAAGGCCGGGCGTTCCCTCGCAACGGTTGTCGTCGGTCTTATCCTCGGCTTGGCACTCTCGGGCCTTGTCGAAGGTTTCGTCACTGGTCAACAATCCTGGCCATGGCCAGTGAAGATCGGTATCGGCGCCGTGGCACTCGGGGTCTTCCTTTTCTACATGCTGTGGTTCGGGCGCCGTGCCACACTCGCGGGTGAAGACGGCGATCTCACCGAGCATGAACGCGGTAGCACACAACTGGTTGTGGGGTAATTCAGCGGGCCGTGAATAATCCGCTAAAGTCGAAATTGCGACAAGCATCCCCCCGTGCGATTCGACACATTGTGAGCCATGGCATCCACAACACATCCTGATCTCGGGATCGCGACCCGATCAGTTCAGCGGACATCTTTTGGTGTCGACAGCGGCCTCGATAGCGACGTCCCCTTGTCATTTGGGCGATCGCAAGAGGTCGAAGAAATCGTCGCGTTGCTCTGCGGCGGCAACGACGTTGTCGTTGAGGCGGAAGACGGGTTGGGGCGCACAAACCTCGCAGTATCCGTCGAGTACGCTCTGGCCGCCCAGAACTGGCGCGTGACGGATGCCACGGGCTGGCCCCTCGTGAGCAACGAGCGTAGACCCGTGCTGGTCACGATCGATCTCGAGCGCGCAGATACATCACAAGCCGCAATCCTCGATGCGGCTCCGGCTAACCCTGCCGTCCGGTTTTTGATGACGCGTCAGCCCTCGCACCCGTTCGAAGAAGGGACGCCGTTCGAGCACGTGGCGCGGGTGCGCCGCTCTCACGTCGTGCGCCTCATGCCATTGACCCAGCCCGATGTTGACGCGCTGATTGATGAGCAGTGCTCACGCACAAGGATGAGAACGGAACCAGGGCGCATCGAGCGACTCTGGGTGTACGCGAATAGTGGTGGGTATCCAGAGCTCGCAACAGCCATCCTGCATGACTGCGATGACGCTCCTGAGGAGGCGGGAAGCCTTTCCCGCTTCTCGCGGCCTTCGATCGTCGCCGCGTCGAAGATCATCGGTGGCCTTCCCACGTCGTTGCAAGAATTGGCAGGCGCGCTGTTACCCCTCGTCGGTGTGAAGATAGCGCGCATCGCTCAGGCTTTTGATCGAGTAGAACTCGCGCTGCTGGTGCAGGCGCACATTGTGTCTGACGCCGGCGGATCCTTGATGATTCCTGCGCCCATTCAGTCGGCTCTGAGGTTGCGTAACGGAACCGATGACCGCCGCGCGCAAACTCGCGATGTTCTCGCCGATATTTGTGCCGCACATGTTGTTGAGGCGCCGTGCTCGGAGGCGGAGATCTTTGCTGCCTGCGCGGCCCTTGGCACTGATAAGAAACTGCGCTCACTTGTTCCGCTCGACTCTCAGCGTGCCATTTTGGCGACGGCCATGATGCTGGCTCGTAACCGTGGCGACTATGTGCAGGCCGCCGCGATTGCCCGCCGCATCATGACGGTCTTTCCTGGGTCGTACCCAGTCACGGTGAAAGCTGTTGCGCGAAGCGCGGCCGATCCGTTCGAGGCGCTTGCTAATCGTCTCGCGAGTAGGCGCGACCCTCAGCCTCCTGTTCCGTGGTGGCCATGGGCATTGAGCCTGCAGCTTCCCTATTTCCACGTCACTGACGGTGCCATCGAGCTCATTGACCTTGTCGCGACGCTGGTGCCAGCGGAGCAGAAGCACCGTTTCGACGCACTGTCGGAAGTGCTGGTGGCCGCCAACAGCCTCGACCAGGGCCTTGGCGAACAAGCGCGGGCACAGGCTCAGAAAGTGTTGCAACGTTCTGACGCGGATGCGGCCGTGCGCGTACGCGCCCTGCTCATCATCGGCGCCGTGTGTGCGACCCGCTTGGACCACGCCGGCTTGCGTGACGTTGAAGCGACGCTATTCAAAATGGTAGGTGAGGCTCGCCGAGGAGCAGATATCGATAGCGACCTCGATGCGCGCGCCACGATTGAGGGCATATTTGGGCTGTCGGTGTGCTTTGCCGCAGCGGGCC
This window encodes:
- a CDS encoding stage II sporulation protein M, whose product is MDLDALRAARAGEWNRLEELARTKRLSGAEVDELVSRYRAASADLADAKTSAGRTLLSDYLSTLLNNTRARLTGAPDNVMRQIPRFFTLQLPAALYRLRWTTLAVACAFIAIAALVAFWISSDPALIAAMGDHDALKAYAENDFTEYYNPAASFAGMVWTNNAWISAQVIALGITGIYPVAALMQNAVGLGQSAAVLMEFDRGDVFLLHILPHGLLELTCIFVAVAAGLHIFWAWVVPGPMTRLESLAKAGRSLATVVVGLILGLALSGLVEGFVTGQQSWPWPVKIGIGAVALGVFLFYMLWFGRRATLAGEDGDLTEHERGSTQLVVG
- a CDS encoding DUF5719 family protein, with the protein product MSTQRLSLAHLSARLVGGLVIVAGATFGVAAAVMVPFDGVEASRPAITAQPAAGTTLLGCSGPLLAVGRDASNAQALSIAESFSYVSSAPVGIREELVAVSNVENVTSTMFVVDPVDGERVAAAAAGSTQIATADLTGFAAYACQPAAMQSWIVGADTTTGTTGVVTLTNPGEVTATVDLTVYGVAGPQKVPGSTGIVVAAQSTVAVDLASLAGDEMGPVLRVDAHDTPIVANLQSGIVRTLVTGGVDVQSAVASAQMLQVVPGIVVADAGDGAMEFQRARLLSPETTTTATVTFREVGTSVEAYRTTMALEGGIPADVELPPLPAGTYVMTVTALHPVVAAAWSTTGYEGGSDFAWATAAPQLSGGDTPFAVADGGSPSLTLVNAGETTASVTVESPAGNRDYVMEPGETIAVAVLPATHGTITVHDGQVHAAISYAEDNATAMYPVWPADAAAMPVVVRH
- a CDS encoding helix-turn-helix transcriptional regulator, translating into MASTTHPDLGIATRSVQRTSFGVDSGLDSDVPLSFGRSQEVEEIVALLCGGNDVVVEAEDGLGRTNLAVSVEYALAAQNWRVTDATGWPLVSNERRPVLVTIDLERADTSQAAILDAAPANPAVRFLMTRQPSHPFEEGTPFEHVARVRRSHVVRLMPLTQPDVDALIDEQCSRTRMRTEPGRIERLWVYANSGGYPELATAILHDCDDAPEEAGSLSRFSRPSIVAASKIIGGLPTSLQELAGALLPLVGVKIARIAQAFDRVELALLVQAHIVSDAGGSLMIPAPIQSALRLRNGTDDRRAQTRDVLADICAAHVVEAPCSEAEIFAACAALGTDKKLRSLVPLDSQRAILATAMMLARNRGDYVQAAAIARRIMTVFPGSYPVTVKAVARSAADPFEALANRLASRRDPQPPVPWWPWALSLQLPYFHVTDGAIELIDLVATLVPAEQKHRFDALSEVLVAANSLDQGLGEQARAQAQKVLQRSDADAAVRVRALLIIGAVCATRLDHAGLRDVEATLFKMVGEARRGADIDSDLDARATIEGIFGLSVCFAAAGLRSDQRVVRAIETLVVDTLQRGETTSFGPLVMAYLLDRAVANDTESVVSSVRVLKKAKSTVLLDWLASVSDGERATATPEHLTGSRFVRYAIQIVNLSLNSFAHGVDAFAVAVDEVPGAETAYRALARQFAAVSSGGPENAATGELPVAADDLEVGSLPWALAVTLDGIVTHDMQRVVAGTEILLELGGAEHVERVLQCTEQYDTTIETGEQLRALQVQASTWQAEECGDVVLTRRERQVAILAAQGVSNREIARQLFLSVRTVESHMYRAMRKLAVTREGLNLARLLRMPEGA
- a CDS encoding ABC transporter permease gives rise to the protein MLSLIGITISAVFRDDLVTGRTFREGDAELLAPPIMVSEFLWTQLGSPTVDTHPVVELGGDLAGTYQLVGVLKAEWEGSRDPIVRMLWDFYRERAELPEGTTLTRYVWVNEDSVDEIGPLLAADLRQGLPADTTLSAYRSDWMAYGPNPGAFIAQLVVGGVAAMVLLLAALGLVNVQLVAMRQRVREIGVRRAFGASQARLFTTVLLESLVATTVAGVLGVAIVVAALRAGVVGLVMPGVQDLPPVPYLAAFIGLGASVLIGALAGLVPATVAVRVKVIDAIRF
- a CDS encoding RDD family protein; this encodes MPTVSTATMQDEVLTGEAVALDVQPLGFVARAVGAGIDVLVMVAEGIAIALLLQWLANNGVLDDQTWRIAMIVAIVLIAVAIPTAVETLTHGRSLGKLIMGGRIVRADGGTIGFRHAFLRALVGVVEILMTFGTMALLVGIFTPRAQRLGDLTAGTYCERVRTPQVPTSHIVLPPQLSEWALVADVSRMPDQLSRKLWQFCHEASVMNPASRNRLASELLAQAWDYVHPIPPGDPVVAVTGIMVVRRDREFRALETRSSRSARLLAGTQPR
- a CDS encoding DUF3499 family protein; translation: MQTRLCSKVGCSREAIATLTYDYADQMAAVGPLGPAGNPHAHDLCLQHYERLSVPRGWMIVRHETLQS